The proteins below are encoded in one region of Micromonospora yangpuensis:
- a CDS encoding NADH-quinone oxidoreductase subunit NuoF family protein yields the protein MTMRTTVPPVACVGEPRLTAGFAEFGRLDRYAHEEVHGPIGPMEPANLLRLAESMQLKGKGGAGFPFAKKLRAVLESCERQDLSPVVVVNATEGEPASWKDKVLLTRAPHLILDGAALAAFALDAEEIVIGVADDGIGRESLTLALEERPMPVRTSIVTVPHRFISGEGGALINGINGLPHIPSGTKKRSSDSGVSGLPTLLSNAETYSQLAVAARLGPYEYAALGTDDEPGTVLLTVTGAAGRPAVVECAAGTPLRDVLDLCEVPEGPGILMGGYHGKWITAAAADRAEVSRKGLAAVGGTLGAGIIVPLGKDTCPLGEAAQVVRYLAGESAGQCGPCKMGLPDLARAVDLAVSGSAPVEVVRAAAGDVKGRGACSHPDGTSRFALSAMEVFADDLRLHTTGEGCGRRVKGVMGLPGAPDGNPQKLTLDWSRCDGHGLCAHVVPDFIRLDANGYPAFPPTPVPTWLREGAQKAVKVCPELALRLVKAG from the coding sequence ATGACGATGCGAACGACGGTGCCGCCGGTGGCCTGCGTCGGCGAGCCCCGGCTCACCGCCGGGTTCGCCGAGTTCGGCCGGCTCGACCGGTACGCCCACGAGGAGGTCCACGGCCCGATCGGCCCGATGGAACCGGCCAACCTGCTCCGGCTGGCCGAGAGCATGCAGCTCAAGGGCAAGGGCGGGGCGGGTTTCCCGTTCGCCAAGAAGCTGCGCGCGGTGCTGGAGTCCTGCGAGCGCCAGGACCTCTCGCCGGTGGTGGTGGTCAACGCCACCGAGGGGGAGCCGGCGAGCTGGAAGGACAAGGTGCTGCTCACCCGGGCCCCGCACCTGATACTCGACGGCGCGGCGCTGGCCGCGTTCGCGTTGGACGCCGAGGAGATCGTCATCGGGGTGGCCGACGACGGCATCGGCCGCGAGTCGCTGACCCTGGCGCTGGAGGAGCGCCCGATGCCGGTGCGGACCAGCATCGTCACCGTGCCGCACCGGTTCATCTCCGGTGAGGGCGGCGCGTTGATCAACGGCATCAACGGGTTGCCGCACATCCCGTCGGGCACCAAGAAGCGTTCCAGCGACTCGGGGGTCAGCGGGCTGCCGACGCTGCTCTCCAACGCCGAGACGTACTCGCAGCTCGCCGTCGCCGCCCGGCTCGGCCCGTACGAGTATGCGGCGCTCGGCACCGACGACGAGCCCGGCACCGTCCTGCTCACCGTCACCGGCGCGGCCGGCCGCCCGGCCGTGGTGGAGTGTGCCGCCGGTACGCCGCTGCGGGACGTGCTCGACCTCTGCGAGGTGCCCGAGGGGCCGGGCATCCTGATGGGCGGCTACCACGGCAAGTGGATCACCGCGGCGGCGGCGGACCGGGCCGAGGTGTCCCGCAAGGGGCTGGCCGCCGTCGGCGGCACCCTGGGCGCGGGCATCATCGTCCCGCTCGGCAAGGACACCTGCCCGCTGGGCGAGGCCGCCCAGGTGGTCCGCTACCTGGCCGGCGAGTCGGCCGGGCAGTGTGGACCGTGCAAGATGGGCCTGCCCGACCTGGCCCGCGCCGTCGACCTGGCGGTCTCCGGCAGCGCCCCGGTCGAGGTGGTCCGGGCCGCCGCCGGCGACGTCAAGGGCCGCGGCGCGTGCAGCCACCCCGACGGTACGTCCCGATTCGCCCTCTCCGCGATGGAGGTCTTCGCCGACGACCTGCGGCTGCACACCACCGGCGAGGGCTGCGGCCGACGGGTCAAGGGCGTGATGGGGCTGCCCGGCGCACCCGACGGCAACCCGCAGAAGCTGACCCTGGACTGGTCCCGCTGCGACGGCCACGGGCTCTGCGCCCACGTCGTACCGGACTTCATCCGGCTGGACGCCAACGGCTACCCCGCCTTCCCACCCACCCCGGTGCCGACCTGGCTGCGCGAGGGCGCGCAGAAGGCCGTCAAGGTCTGCCCCGAACTCGCGCTACGCCTGGTCAAGGCCGGCTGA
- a CDS encoding ferric reductase-like transmembrane domain-containing protein: MSSSRGGKARSPMTIMLLIGSVLALIWAVTMLTSAGQQVYAFSFFFTEFFAGVVALVALSLTVMMGLIATDRLVLKIPHRVLLQSAHRATGIIGVVGLVFHVITKIAIGRAGSTDAIVPFVGGRGLYVGLGTISALLMVSVLWTGLIRARFAGVGPKWLWRGLHSMAYVSWPFAIGHGLNTGRPPATWVTLSYLACVLLVVVALFVRLSVTLGKRSREQTQAAALNLAMAGKPVDQGLGKTLLANLTGRKGEAGEKKGEGKSGRSRSAGWADTTTTSGWSTSAGAARRRDTERFTVPVVPEPGTLREPVRPPRRRDEELAPAARRRDEDDLVSVGRDEDERPARRRRDDDTELLRAEPERGSRRRRVDEEELAPVARRRDDEGRSRRDEDERRSRRDDEDRRSRRDADEYAPVARREERTSRRRRDDDEVEVTTRRSRPRVEARARYSAPPLSSEAPEEPWDSPRRWEAGDPVSAAPRSAAPRDPVSAAPREPISAAPRSGSGRHSIEDEEPEEVPDYWRPPGRYVTDELPVDDTPTLVDLASRRARKASDKGPARRGKRANADAVDSAYWAGLRGEAK, encoded by the coding sequence ATGAGCAGTAGCAGAGGAGGTAAGGCCCGGTCGCCGATGACCATCATGCTGTTGATCGGGTCGGTGCTCGCCCTGATCTGGGCGGTCACCATGCTCACCTCTGCCGGGCAGCAGGTGTACGCGTTCTCCTTCTTCTTCACCGAGTTCTTCGCCGGGGTGGTCGCCCTGGTCGCGTTGAGCCTCACCGTGATGATGGGACTGATCGCCACCGACCGGCTGGTGCTGAAGATCCCGCACCGGGTGCTGCTCCAGTCGGCGCACCGGGCCACCGGCATCATCGGCGTGGTCGGCCTGGTCTTCCACGTCATCACCAAGATCGCGATTGGGCGGGCCGGCAGCACCGACGCCATCGTGCCGTTCGTCGGTGGTCGGGGCCTCTACGTGGGGCTCGGCACCATCTCGGCCCTGCTGATGGTGAGCGTGCTCTGGACCGGTCTGATCCGGGCCCGCTTCGCCGGGGTCGGCCCGAAGTGGCTCTGGCGCGGGTTGCACTCGATGGCGTACGTCTCCTGGCCGTTCGCCATCGGGCACGGTCTGAACACCGGTCGGCCGCCGGCCACCTGGGTGACCCTGAGCTACCTGGCCTGTGTGCTGCTGGTGGTGGTGGCGCTCTTCGTCCGGCTCTCGGTGACGCTGGGTAAGCGCAGCCGGGAGCAGACCCAGGCCGCCGCGCTGAACCTGGCGATGGCCGGCAAGCCGGTCGACCAGGGGCTGGGCAAGACGTTGCTGGCCAACCTCACCGGGCGTAAGGGCGAGGCCGGGGAGAAGAAGGGCGAGGGCAAGTCGGGTCGGAGTCGCTCCGCCGGCTGGGCCGACACCACCACCACCAGCGGTTGGTCCACGTCGGCCGGTGCTGCCCGGCGGCGGGACACCGAGCGGTTCACCGTACCGGTGGTGCCGGAGCCCGGGACCCTGCGTGAGCCGGTCCGGCCGCCCCGCCGCCGGGACGAGGAGTTGGCCCCGGCCGCCCGTCGGCGGGACGAGGACGACCTGGTGTCGGTGGGTCGGGACGAGGACGAGCGGCCGGCCCGGCGGCGTCGCGACGACGACACCGAGCTGCTGCGGGCCGAGCCCGAGCGCGGCTCCCGCCGTCGTCGGGTCGACGAGGAGGAGCTGGCCCCGGTCGCCCGCCGCCGCGACGACGAAGGTCGCTCCCGCCGGGACGAGGACGAGCGTCGGTCCCGTCGCGACGACGAGGACCGTCGGTCCCGTCGGGACGCCGACGAGTACGCGCCGGTGGCCCGCCGCGAGGAGCGGACGTCGCGCCGCCGCCGCGACGACGACGAGGTCGAGGTGACCACCCGCCGGTCGCGGCCCCGGGTGGAGGCCCGCGCCCGGTACTCCGCGCCGCCGCTGAGCAGCGAGGCCCCCGAGGAGCCGTGGGACAGCCCGCGCCGCTGGGAGGCCGGCGACCCGGTCTCGGCCGCGCCCCGTTCCGCCGCGCCCCGGGACCCGGTCTCGGCCGCGCCGCGCGAGCCGATCTCCGCCGCGCCGCGCAGTGGCAGCGGTCGGCACAGCATCGAGGACGAGGAACCGGAGGAGGTTCCCGACTACTGGCGGCCCCCGGGCCGGTACGTCACCGACGAACTGCCCGTCGACGACACGCCGACCCTGGTCGACCTGGCCTCGCGGCGGGCCCGTAAGGCCTCCGACAAGGGACCGGCGCGGCGCGGCAAGCGGGCCAACGCCGACGCGGTCGACAGCGCGTACTGGGCCGGCCTGAGGGGTGAGGCGAAATGA